A region of Myxococcus stipitatus DSM 14675 DNA encodes the following proteins:
- the serA gene encoding phosphoglycerate dehydrogenase has protein sequence MSTARFPPSPTRPILNEGPFRALLLENIHPSAEEMLKAEGFQVERLSSALKPAELAERLKGVHLLGIRSKTTVPPESLVHAEDLLAIGAFCIGTNQVDLTAANTHGIPVFNAPFSNTRSVAEMVVAEVIVLTRQLFDRSREVHTGQWRKVATGSHEVRGKTLGIIGYGHIGSQLGVLAESLGMRVLYFDVMTKLPLGNSRAVATLDELLAQSDFVTLHVPALTSTHMMMGAEQLAKMKKGACLINASRGTVVDIAALAASLRSKHLGGAAVDVYPEEPEGNSDGFVTELQGIPNVVLTPHIGGSTEEAQASIGKEVATSLSKFFRTGATTGAVNFPMVEAPLIPGTHRILNVHRNIPGVLRDINRIVSDLNANIHAQVLSTDSNIGYLVMDLDQDVSRPVCDAIAGLTTDIKTRIVS, from the coding sequence ATGAGCACTGCCCGGTTCCCGCCGTCCCCGACGCGCCCCATCCTCAACGAGGGTCCGTTCCGCGCCCTGCTGCTGGAGAACATCCACCCCTCGGCCGAGGAGATGCTGAAGGCCGAAGGCTTCCAGGTGGAGCGGCTGTCCTCCGCGCTCAAGCCCGCGGAGCTGGCCGAGCGCCTCAAGGGCGTTCACCTCCTGGGCATCCGCAGCAAGACGACGGTGCCTCCGGAGTCGCTCGTCCACGCGGAGGACCTGCTCGCCATCGGCGCCTTCTGCATCGGCACCAACCAGGTGGACCTGACGGCGGCGAACACCCACGGCATCCCCGTCTTCAACGCGCCCTTCAGCAACACGCGCAGCGTGGCGGAGATGGTCGTCGCGGAGGTCATCGTCCTCACCCGCCAGCTCTTCGACCGCAGCCGCGAGGTGCACACGGGCCAGTGGCGCAAGGTGGCCACGGGCAGCCACGAGGTGCGCGGCAAGACGCTGGGCATCATCGGCTACGGGCACATCGGCTCGCAGCTGGGCGTGCTGGCCGAGTCGCTGGGCATGCGCGTGCTGTACTTCGACGTGATGACGAAGCTGCCCCTGGGCAACTCGCGCGCGGTGGCCACGCTGGACGAGCTGCTGGCGCAGTCCGACTTCGTCACGCTCCACGTCCCGGCGCTGACGTCCACGCACATGATGATGGGCGCCGAGCAGCTGGCGAAGATGAAGAAGGGCGCCTGCCTCATCAACGCCAGCCGGGGCACCGTGGTGGACATCGCCGCGCTGGCGGCCTCGCTGCGCTCCAAGCACCTGGGCGGCGCCGCGGTGGACGTCTATCCCGAGGAGCCGGAAGGCAACTCGGATGGATTCGTCACCGAGCTGCAGGGGATTCCCAATGTCGTCCTCACGCCGCACATCGGCGGCTCCACGGAGGAGGCGCAGGCGTCCATCGGCAAGGAGGTGGCGACCAGCCTCTCCAAGTTCTTCCGGACGGGTGCGACGACGGGCGCGGTGAACTTCCCCATGGTGGAGGCGCCGCTCATCCCCGGCACGCACCGCATCCTCAACGTGCACCGCAACATCCCGGGCGTGCTGCGCGACATCAACCGCATCGTCTCGGACCTGAACGCGAACATCCACGCGCAGGTGCTCAGCACGGACTCCAACATCGGCTACCTGGTCATGGACCTGGACCAGGACGTGTCCCGTCCGGTGTGCGACGCCATCGCCGGCCTGACGACGGACATCAAGACGCGCATCGTCTCCTGA
- the maiA gene encoding maleylacetoacetate isomerase encodes MKALRLHSYWRSSASWRVRLGLNLKGLPYEYAAVHLLKDGGQQNSAEYRAVNPMRTVPTLEWTEADGTELRLSQSIAILEFLEERIPSPALLPKDAYLRARVRMVAEAVNSGMQPLQNLAVLQRIKSELNGDDKAWAAHWNVRGLEALEALVKPTVGRYCVGDAVTLADVCLVPQLYGARRFGVDVSPYTTLLRIEAACMELPAFQAAHPDRQPDAVPV; translated from the coding sequence ATGAAGGCGCTGCGTCTGCACAGCTACTGGCGCTCCTCCGCCTCCTGGCGGGTGCGCCTGGGGTTGAACCTCAAGGGCCTGCCCTATGAGTACGCGGCGGTGCACCTGCTGAAGGACGGCGGCCAGCAGAACTCGGCCGAGTACCGCGCCGTCAATCCCATGCGGACGGTGCCCACGCTGGAGTGGACGGAGGCGGACGGCACCGAGCTGCGCCTGTCCCAGTCCATCGCCATCCTCGAGTTCCTGGAGGAGCGCATCCCCTCTCCCGCGCTGCTGCCGAAGGATGCGTACCTCCGCGCCCGCGTGCGCATGGTGGCGGAGGCGGTGAACTCCGGCATGCAGCCCCTGCAGAACCTGGCCGTCCTCCAGCGCATCAAGAGCGAGCTGAACGGGGACGACAAGGCGTGGGCCGCGCACTGGAACGTGCGGGGCCTGGAGGCGCTGGAGGCGCTGGTGAAGCCCACGGTGGGCCGCTACTGCGTGGGCGACGCGGTGACGCTGGCGGACGTCTGCCTGGTGCCGCAGCTCTACGGCGCGCGGCGCTTCGGCGTGGACGTGTCGCCGTACACGACGCTGCTGCGCATCGAGGCGGCGTGCATGGAGCTGCCCGCGTTCCAGGCGGCGCATCCGGACCGGCAGCCCGACGCGGTTCCCGTCTGA
- a CDS encoding STAS/SEC14 domain-containing protein translates to MPFQITVHEQDRILEVVYPSQVTSADLSEYLTAVKKAIVGFAGEWSALVDQSQLRVMPTDVVGSMAALNAYAQLHGMKRSARVVSDAPSGLQAWRMTKRAMLTIPTRTFETRQEAIAWLRDPDAD, encoded by the coding sequence ATGCCCTTTCAGATCACCGTTCACGAGCAGGACCGAATCCTCGAGGTCGTCTATCCCTCCCAAGTCACCTCCGCGGACCTGTCGGAGTACCTGACAGCGGTGAAGAAGGCGATCGTCGGCTTCGCGGGAGAGTGGTCCGCGCTGGTGGACCAGTCGCAGCTCCGGGTCATGCCCACGGACGTCGTGGGCTCCATGGCGGCGCTCAACGCCTACGCGCAGCTCCACGGCATGAAGCGCTCCGCGCGAGTCGTCAGCGACGCTCCGTCCGGCCTCCAGGCGTGGCGGATGACCAAGCGGGCGATGCTGACCATCCCCACGCGCACCTTCGAGACGCGGCAGGAAGCCATCGCGTGGCTGCGCGACCCCGACGCGGACTGA
- a CDS encoding serine protease has translation MHPPRNGVARILLGALMWTLALAACAPGPESPPGEEAPETGAGEHPVVYGNDDRTDVYAHADTLLRERARRSTVALMSPSSINTRDPDNVTFSGGTLGSAEGLCSDQRFRDDPAPAWCSGTLIDDDLVLTAGHCVVDAGECADTRFVFNFYRTSATALQPITTQDIFSCRSIVVRREATSGGRTLDYAIIKLDRSAAPRFEPAPIRPGNTPLAVSAGIAVIGSGSGIPFKIDSGGKVRDGRAGTLDYFVANTDTFGGNSGSGVYDLESHTVAGILVRGTKDYVARGGCFVVNTCAETACDGEDINYVRPAIDAFCQASTSTRLCGSGPPPTGGASFTFTAAHTASATSNTVNKSVTLAAGQKITLGTCGVTGSALTGDSFLRLFGPTGVQVAANDDGCGGRGSHLSFTATVAGPYEIRAGCYSAESCSGTVAWTLTSTGPAPSRGSLEFSASDTNHAMANTVNQDLPLTEGQSLSFGTCTEAGASGTGDTVLRLFNGAGQQVTSSDDACGLLSYASYTVPPGAGGTYQLRAGCYDASSCGGVVTWTIR, from the coding sequence ATGCATCCCCCCCGGAACGGCGTCGCCAGGATTCTGCTTGGCGCGCTGATGTGGACCCTTGCCCTCGCGGCCTGCGCCCCCGGCCCCGAGTCACCACCGGGAGAAGAAGCTCCGGAGACAGGCGCCGGCGAGCACCCGGTGGTCTACGGCAACGATGACCGCACGGACGTCTACGCGCACGCGGACACGCTGCTGCGGGAGCGCGCCAGGCGCTCCACCGTCGCGCTGATGTCCCCGTCGTCCATCAACACCCGCGACCCGGACAACGTGACGTTCTCCGGGGGCACCCTGGGCTCGGCGGAGGGCCTGTGCAGCGACCAGCGCTTCCGCGACGACCCGGCGCCCGCGTGGTGCTCCGGCACGCTCATCGACGATGACCTGGTGCTGACGGCCGGCCACTGCGTCGTCGACGCGGGCGAGTGCGCGGACACCCGCTTCGTCTTCAACTTCTACCGGACGTCCGCCACCGCGCTTCAGCCGATAACAACGCAGGACATCTTCTCCTGCCGCTCCATCGTCGTGCGCCGCGAGGCGACGTCCGGCGGCCGCACGCTGGACTACGCCATCATCAAGCTGGACCGCTCCGCCGCGCCGCGCTTCGAGCCCGCGCCCATCCGCCCCGGCAACACCCCGCTGGCCGTGAGCGCCGGCATCGCCGTCATCGGCTCCGGCAGCGGCATCCCCTTCAAGATTGATTCGGGCGGCAAGGTGCGCGACGGCCGCGCCGGCACGCTGGACTACTTCGTCGCCAACACGGACACCTTCGGCGGCAACTCCGGCTCGGGCGTCTACGACCTGGAGAGCCACACCGTGGCGGGCATCCTGGTGCGCGGCACCAAGGACTACGTCGCGCGCGGCGGCTGCTTCGTCGTCAACACCTGCGCGGAGACGGCGTGCGACGGCGAGGACATCAACTACGTGCGCCCCGCCATCGACGCCTTCTGCCAGGCGTCCACCAGCACGCGGCTGTGCGGCTCCGGCCCGCCGCCCACGGGGGGCGCCTCCTTCACCTTCACCGCCGCCCACACCGCCAGCGCCACGTCCAACACCGTCAACAAGAGCGTGACGCTGGCGGCGGGACAGAAAATCACCCTGGGGACCTGCGGCGTCACGGGCTCCGCCCTCACCGGGGACTCCTTCCTGCGTCTGTTCGGCCCGACCGGCGTCCAGGTCGCCGCCAACGATGACGGCTGCGGCGGCCGAGGCTCCCACCTGTCCTTCACCGCCACCGTCGCGGGCCCCTACGAGATTCGCGCGGGCTGCTACTCCGCCGAGTCCTGCTCCGGCACCGTCGCCTGGACGCTGACGTCCACCGGCCCCGCGCCCAGCCGGGGCTCGCTCGAGTTCTCCGCCAGCGACACGAACCACGCGATGGCGAACACCGTGAACCAGGACCTCCCCCTGACCGAGGGCCAGAGCCTCTCCTTCGGCACCTGCACGGAAGCAGGCGCCTCCGGCACCGGCGACACCGTCCTGCGCCTGTTCAACGGCGCGGGCCAGCAGGTGACGAGCAGCGACGACGCCTGCGGCCTGCTCTCCTACGCCAGCTACACCGTGCCTCCGGGCGCCGGTGGCACCTACCAGCTGCGCGCGGGCTGCTACGACGCCAGCAGCTGCGGCGGCGTGGTGACGTGGACCATCCGGTAG
- a CDS encoding fumarylacetoacetate hydrolase family protein, with product MKLATLKDGTRDGRLIVVKRDNSAYALATNVALTLQAALDDWDAKEPQLRALAAQLEAGTVQSRPLDMKALHAPLPRAYEWIDGSAYINHVILVRKARNAEPPATLKTDPLVYQGGSGDFLAPTADIPLADEAWGLDFESEVCAILGDTPQGTKAVDAAKHVKLLMLANDVSLRNLIPDELAKGFGFFQSKPATAFSPFAVTPDELGAAWREGRIHLRLRSVLNGVQVGDTDAGPEMHFSFFDLIQHLCKTRSYTAGTILGSGTVSNVDRARGISCLAEQRMIETIEEGKPRTPFMKHGDTIDIEMMGEDGQSVFGRIAQKVVKGP from the coding sequence TTGAAGCTCGCGACGCTCAAGGATGGAACCCGTGACGGGCGGCTCATCGTCGTCAAGCGGGACAACTCGGCCTATGCGCTGGCCACCAACGTAGCGCTGACGCTCCAGGCGGCGCTGGATGACTGGGACGCGAAGGAGCCGCAGCTGCGCGCGCTCGCCGCCCAGCTGGAGGCGGGCACGGTGCAGAGCCGCCCCCTGGACATGAAGGCCCTGCACGCGCCGCTGCCGCGCGCCTACGAGTGGATTGACGGCAGCGCCTACATCAACCACGTCATCCTGGTGCGCAAGGCGCGCAACGCGGAGCCGCCCGCCACGCTCAAGACGGACCCGCTCGTCTATCAGGGCGGCTCCGGCGACTTCCTGGCGCCCACCGCGGACATCCCGCTGGCGGACGAAGCGTGGGGCCTGGACTTCGAGAGCGAGGTCTGCGCCATCCTGGGTGACACGCCCCAGGGCACGAAGGCCGTGGATGCCGCGAAGCACGTCAAGCTGCTGATGCTGGCCAACGACGTCTCGCTGCGCAACCTCATCCCGGACGAGCTGGCCAAGGGCTTCGGCTTCTTCCAGAGCAAGCCCGCAACGGCCTTCAGCCCCTTCGCGGTGACGCCGGACGAGCTGGGCGCCGCCTGGCGCGAGGGTCGCATCCACCTGCGGCTGCGCTCGGTGCTCAACGGCGTGCAGGTGGGTGACACGGACGCGGGTCCGGAGATGCACTTCTCCTTCTTCGACCTCATCCAGCACCTGTGCAAGACGCGCAGCTACACGGCGGGCACCATCCTGGGCAGTGGCACCGTGTCCAACGTGGACCGCGCCCGGGGCATCTCCTGCCTCGCCGAGCAGCGGATGATCGAGACCATCGAAGAGGGCAAGCCGCGCACGCCCTTCATGAAGCACGGCGACACCATCGACATCGAGATGATGGGCGAGGACGGGCAGAGCGTCTTCGGCCGCATCGCGCAGAAGGTGGTGAAGGGGCCATGA
- a CDS encoding protein kinase domain-containing protein, with translation MAGGTHFVDATPEEPRSGRQLGNRFELSRRLKASRGIATWAGVDLRTGEPVVIKVTSTPTLAPTARHRLEHEAEVLTQLDSPFILPARHVGTSGEWLYVVTPWLQGETLEARLSRGALSVPEALALGRDLLSALAEVHRHGVLHRDVKPSNLIVSGEPLEHATLIDFGLARSERLDPSSRNLPVGTARYLSPEQSGLLHRPVEATSDLYSAGVVLFEALFGGPAFAGDSVGEVLRQHLIARPRLRALGVDVPRALEELISRLLQTDPSDRYQSARSVLADLLELEDALERGQPEPALVTGARDTRHSLTEPSFVGRGRELATLEQELEATRTDPGRLVLVEAESGGGKSRLLEEFAARARRSRAWVLRGQAQDQVARHPFHLVTSVATTLTPVLQSRPELARAVRDNLAGQETGVCSVLPQLAPLLCPNFRLPTRALGPESLGENRVIWALTELLGALGTKDEPAVVMLDDCQWADALTLRALESWSRARSQGHGRVLAVASFRGEDLAPSHVLRRIVPTAHLKLSAFDARDVTRLAESMAGALPPEALALVARLSSGNPFMANAVLHGLVEDEVLVPGVSGWQVRKEALVQARSSRQAASLLVRRLRLLPLAARRMLSVGAVLGKSFERSRLEALSGATPEEVGAALEEPRRRHMLWEEGTRYTFVHDKLREVLLDMLTAQQRRDLHRLAASSAEKQLPVDSFELAYHFDAAGEEVQALPHALRAAEQAHNRFGLESAELNYRIAERGAADADPGTRFRVASGLGQVLMLRGQYAESRQQLERALSLARDKLERARVLGRMGELAFKRGDFLEAISALEQGLKLMGRWVPGRGLPTRAGAAWEVLTQVAHTLAPRWFLARRTLKDGEEDLQAVRIYSRLAYGYWYRRAQEAVLWAHLREMNLAERYPSTPELAQAYSEHSPAMCTLPWFRRAFVYAEKSLTLRQEQDDVWGQGQSLHFYGLACYGASRFDECIDKCTQSIQLLDRTGDPWEVNNAAFHIALSLYRLGRLREALEASQRLHASAVARGDRYSLRLGLEAWAKASDGRIPEALLADELSNPDPADPHSHSGVLQAQALVRLRRGDFAEAVELLERAARLVSSPHPRHDFLAPILPLLATARRKLAEATSPLAAARRKALLQQAEDTARRAHALSRAYRNNLPGALRERGLVAALRGHPRRARHWLEQSLQVAEAQRMRHERALTLKARGELGQALGWTGAAEDLDSATRELEELEAGLSPEVATQAGTRTLSMVDLFPRVLEAGRRLASALSCEAVFEAARESMRELLRAEDCVVVDARQLATDDAAARLGLSRSAISRARESGHITVLGQGLPGGVSESMELLGVRSLLCAPIQVRGKTVACVVATHRQVDALFGESEERLAAFVTVLAGTALENAENFARIAALSEEQGRLYRAEQEAVRLRDDFLSIAAHELKTPLTSLQLHLQGLRSQATTATPLPRERLSARLESANAQTQRLGRLVNDLLDISRISQGQLDVALSPVDLVALMRGQLERSREAFVHAGCPVRFDAPDHPLVGHWDALRLEQVVANLLSNAMKYGAGRPIEISLREREGLVRLRVRDHGMGIAGDDLSRIFERFERAVSVRHYGGFGLGLWIAREIVQALGGTIQVESTPGQGATFTVTLPRSGPPSHLDGH, from the coding sequence ATGGCAGGGGGCACCCATTTCGTCGACGCCACTCCGGAAGAGCCACGCTCCGGCCGCCAACTGGGCAACCGCTTCGAGCTCTCCCGGCGACTCAAGGCCAGCCGAGGAATCGCGACGTGGGCGGGCGTGGACCTGCGCACCGGCGAGCCCGTGGTCATCAAGGTGACCTCCACTCCCACGCTCGCTCCCACGGCCCGACACCGCCTGGAGCACGAGGCGGAGGTGCTCACCCAGCTCGACAGCCCGTTCATCCTTCCCGCGCGGCACGTGGGGACCTCGGGCGAGTGGCTGTACGTGGTGACACCGTGGCTCCAAGGCGAGACGCTGGAGGCCCGCTTGTCGCGAGGGGCGCTGAGCGTCCCGGAGGCGCTCGCGCTGGGGCGGGACCTGCTGTCCGCGCTGGCGGAGGTCCATCGCCACGGCGTCCTCCACCGCGACGTGAAGCCCTCCAACCTCATCGTCTCCGGAGAGCCGCTCGAGCACGCCACGCTGATTGACTTCGGCCTCGCGCGAAGCGAGCGGCTGGACCCGTCCTCGAGGAACCTGCCGGTGGGCACCGCGCGCTACCTGTCACCGGAGCAGTCCGGCCTGCTCCACCGGCCCGTGGAGGCCACGTCCGATTTGTACTCCGCGGGCGTCGTCCTCTTCGAGGCGCTCTTCGGAGGCCCCGCCTTCGCGGGTGACTCCGTGGGCGAGGTGCTGCGCCAGCACCTCATCGCGAGACCTCGACTGCGCGCCCTGGGCGTCGATGTCCCCCGCGCGCTGGAGGAGCTCATCTCCCGCCTGCTCCAGACGGACCCGTCGGACCGCTACCAGTCGGCCCGCTCCGTGCTCGCGGACCTGCTGGAGCTGGAGGACGCACTCGAGCGCGGACAGCCGGAGCCCGCGCTCGTCACGGGCGCCCGGGACACGCGGCACAGCCTCACCGAGCCCTCCTTCGTCGGCCGCGGCCGGGAGCTGGCCACGCTGGAGCAGGAGCTGGAGGCCACGCGGACGGACCCGGGCCGGCTGGTGCTGGTGGAGGCCGAGTCCGGTGGAGGCAAGAGCCGCCTGCTCGAGGAGTTCGCGGCGAGAGCCCGGCGCAGCCGCGCCTGGGTCCTCCGAGGACAGGCCCAGGACCAGGTCGCGCGACATCCGTTCCACCTGGTCACGAGCGTCGCCACCACGCTCACGCCCGTCCTGCAGTCCAGGCCCGAGCTCGCGCGAGCCGTGCGCGACAACCTCGCGGGACAGGAGACGGGCGTGTGCTCGGTGCTGCCGCAGCTGGCGCCGCTGCTGTGTCCGAACTTCCGCCTGCCCACGCGCGCCCTGGGGCCCGAGTCGCTGGGTGAGAACCGGGTCATCTGGGCGCTCACCGAGCTGCTCGGTGCCCTGGGGACGAAGGACGAGCCCGCCGTCGTGATGCTGGACGACTGCCAATGGGCGGATGCGCTGACGCTGCGCGCGCTGGAGTCCTGGTCTCGCGCGCGGAGCCAAGGCCACGGGCGCGTGCTCGCGGTGGCGTCCTTCCGAGGCGAGGACCTGGCACCCTCTCACGTGCTGCGCAGGATTGTACCCACCGCGCACCTGAAGCTGAGCGCCTTCGATGCCCGGGACGTGACGCGCCTCGCGGAGTCCATGGCCGGCGCGCTGCCTCCCGAGGCCCTCGCGCTGGTGGCGCGGCTGTCCTCGGGCAACCCGTTCATGGCGAACGCGGTGCTGCACGGGCTGGTGGAGGACGAGGTGTTGGTGCCGGGCGTCTCCGGGTGGCAGGTGCGGAAGGAAGCCCTGGTGCAGGCGCGCTCGTCGCGACAGGCGGCGTCGCTCCTCGTGCGCCGCTTGCGCCTGCTGCCCCTGGCCGCGCGGCGGATGCTGTCGGTGGGCGCGGTGCTGGGCAAGTCCTTCGAGCGCTCCCGCCTGGAGGCGCTCTCAGGGGCCACGCCGGAGGAGGTGGGCGCGGCGCTGGAGGAGCCTCGGCGCCGGCACATGCTGTGGGAGGAAGGCACGCGTTACACCTTCGTCCACGACAAGCTGCGCGAGGTGCTGCTGGACATGCTGACCGCGCAGCAGCGCCGGGACCTGCACCGGCTGGCGGCGAGCTCGGCGGAGAAGCAGCTCCCGGTGGACTCGTTCGAGCTGGCCTATCACTTCGACGCAGCGGGAGAGGAGGTCCAGGCCCTGCCCCATGCGCTGAGGGCCGCGGAGCAGGCTCACAACCGCTTCGGCCTGGAGTCGGCGGAGCTGAACTACCGCATCGCCGAGCGAGGCGCGGCGGACGCGGACCCGGGCACGCGCTTCCGCGTCGCCTCGGGCCTGGGCCAGGTCCTCATGCTGCGAGGCCAGTACGCCGAATCACGTCAGCAACTCGAGCGCGCCCTCTCGCTGGCCAGGGACAAGCTGGAGCGAGCGCGGGTCCTGGGGCGGATGGGGGAGCTCGCCTTCAAGCGCGGTGACTTCCTCGAGGCCATCTCCGCGCTGGAGCAGGGGCTGAAGCTGATGGGGCGCTGGGTGCCGGGGCGCGGGCTGCCCACTCGCGCGGGCGCGGCGTGGGAGGTGCTGACGCAGGTGGCGCACACGCTGGCGCCGCGCTGGTTCCTCGCGCGCCGGACGCTGAAGGACGGAGAGGAGGACCTCCAGGCGGTGCGCATCTACAGCCGGCTGGCCTACGGCTACTGGTACCGGCGCGCCCAGGAGGCCGTGCTGTGGGCGCACCTGCGCGAGATGAACCTCGCGGAGCGCTATCCCTCCACGCCCGAGCTGGCGCAGGCGTACTCGGAGCACTCGCCCGCGATGTGCACCCTGCCCTGGTTCCGCCGGGCCTTCGTCTACGCGGAGAAGTCCCTGACGCTGCGACAGGAGCAGGACGACGTCTGGGGCCAGGGCCAGTCGCTGCACTTCTATGGGCTCGCCTGCTACGGCGCCTCGCGCTTCGACGAGTGCATCGACAAGTGCACGCAGTCGATTCAGCTGCTGGACCGCACCGGGGACCCGTGGGAGGTGAACAACGCCGCGTTCCACATCGCGCTGTCCCTCTACCGGTTGGGTCGGCTGCGCGAGGCGCTGGAGGCCAGCCAGCGCCTGCACGCCTCCGCCGTCGCGCGGGGAGACCGCTACTCGCTGCGCCTGGGGCTGGAGGCGTGGGCGAAGGCCTCGGACGGGAGGATTCCGGAGGCACTGCTCGCCGACGAGCTGTCCAACCCCGACCCGGCGGACCCGCACAGCCACTCCGGGGTGCTCCAGGCCCAGGCCCTGGTGCGGCTGCGCCGAGGTGACTTCGCGGAGGCCGTGGAGCTGCTGGAGCGCGCCGCGCGACTCGTCTCGAGCCCTCATCCCCGGCACGACTTCCTGGCCCCCATCCTCCCGCTGCTCGCCACCGCGCGGCGCAAGCTCGCGGAGGCCACCTCTCCTCTCGCGGCCGCCCGTCGCAAGGCCCTGCTCCAGCAGGCCGAGGACACGGCCCGGCGTGCCCACGCGCTCTCGCGCGCCTATCGCAACAACCTGCCGGGAGCCTTGCGCGAGCGAGGCCTGGTGGCCGCCCTGCGAGGACACCCCCGGCGCGCGCGGCACTGGCTGGAGCAGTCGCTGCAAGTGGCCGAGGCCCAGCGGATGCGGCACGAGCGCGCGCTGACGCTCAAGGCGCGCGGCGAGCTGGGGCAGGCGCTGGGCTGGACCGGCGCCGCGGAGGACCTGGACTCGGCCACGCGCGAGCTGGAGGAGCTGGAGGCCGGACTCTCCCCCGAGGTGGCCACGCAGGCGGGCACCCGCACCCTCTCCATGGTGGACCTCTTCCCGCGCGTGCTGGAGGCGGGGCGCAGGCTGGCGTCCGCGCTGTCCTGCGAGGCGGTGTTCGAGGCCGCGCGCGAGTCGATGCGCGAGCTGCTGCGCGCCGAGGACTGCGTGGTGGTGGACGCACGACAGCTCGCCACCGACGACGCCGCGGCCCGCCTGGGCTTGAGCCGGAGCGCCATCTCCCGCGCGCGGGAGTCGGGCCACATCACCGTGCTGGGCCAGGGCCTCCCGGGGGGCGTGAGCGAGAGCATGGAGCTGCTCGGCGTGCGCTCCCTGCTCTGCGCCCCCATCCAGGTGCGCGGCAAGACGGTGGCCTGCGTGGTGGCCACGCACCGGCAGGTGGACGCGCTGTTCGGCGAGTCCGAGGAGCGCCTGGCCGCCTTCGTCACCGTGCTGGCCGGCACCGCGCTGGAGAACGCGGAGAACTTCGCGCGCATCGCCGCGCTCTCGGAGGAGCAGGGCCGCCTCTACCGCGCCGAACAGGAAGCGGTGCGCCTGCGCGACGACTTCCTCTCCATCGCCGCGCACGAGCTGAAGACGCCCCTCACCTCGCTCCAGCTCCACCTCCAGGGGCTCCGCTCCCAGGCCACCACCGCCACGCCGCTGCCTCGGGAGCGGCTCTCCGCCCGACTCGAATCCGCCAACGCGCAGACCCAGCGCCTGGGGCGGCTGGTGAATGACCTCCTGGACATCTCCCGCATCTCCCAGGGCCAGTTGGACGTGGCGCTCTCCCCCGTGGACCTGGTGGCCTTGATGCGAGGCCAGCTCGAGCGGAGCCGGGAGGCCTTCGTCCACGCGGGCTGCCCGGTGCGCTTCGATGCCCCCGACCACCCGCTCGTCGGCCACTGGGACGCCCTGCGGCTGGAGCAGGTGGTGGCGAACCTGCTGTCCAACGCGATGAAGTACGGCGCGGGCCGCCCCATCGAAATCTCCCTGCGCGAGCGGGAAGGCCTGGTGCGGCTGCGGGTGAGGGACCACGGCATGGGCATCGCCGGGGACGACCTGTCGCGCATCTTCGAGCGCTTCGAGCGCGCCGTGTCCGTGCGCCACTACGGCGGCTTCGGCCTGGGCCTGTGGATTGCCCGCGAAATCGTGCAGGCCCTGGGGGGCACCATCCAGGTGGAGAGCACTCCGGGGCAGGGCGCCACCTTCACCGTCACCCTGCCCCGCTCGGGCCCTCCCTCACACCTGGATGGCCACTGA
- a CDS encoding serine/threonine-protein kinase: MRTEIQTVQPATHAAWSADPLVGQVLHGRFQVLAPLGGGGPVRLYRALQLPARREVVLHVLSTAHADGEAQRGFLQEARVAARLGHPNTVTVLDAGRMDDGTVYVALEWLQGRTLAEQLASGPLAWEQAVALARGVGRSLRHAHQRGVVHGEVSSSNVLLVTDGELLHVKVRGFGRARPVAAKTAHLSVRGVTEGGVLPDAPAYMAPERARHVVDASGDVYSLGVVLYEMLVGRVPFVSEDPLELVFAHHKELPPRFSELRPDLDIPAAVEAVVRRCLEKLPEQRFASVDAVLEALREVGGEGAAHASVSGLRAPAPRWVAAVTGLFRD; this comes from the coding sequence ATGAGAACCGAGATTCAGACCGTTCAGCCCGCGACGCACGCCGCCTGGAGCGCGGACCCGCTGGTGGGACAGGTGCTGCACGGCCGCTTCCAGGTGTTGGCGCCGCTGGGCGGCGGGGGGCCGGTGCGCCTGTACCGCGCCCTGCAGCTTCCCGCGCGGCGTGAGGTGGTGTTGCACGTTTTGAGCACCGCGCATGCCGACGGAGAGGCGCAGCGGGGATTTCTACAAGAGGCCCGGGTCGCCGCTCGGCTGGGTCATCCGAACACCGTCACCGTGCTCGATGCCGGACGGATGGATGACGGCACCGTGTATGTCGCCCTGGAGTGGCTTCAGGGCCGCACGTTGGCGGAGCAGCTCGCGTCGGGGCCGCTGGCGTGGGAGCAGGCGGTGGCGCTGGCGCGCGGCGTGGGGCGTTCACTGCGCCACGCCCATCAGCGAGGGGTGGTGCACGGTGAGGTGTCCTCGTCCAACGTCCTGCTGGTGACGGACGGGGAGCTGCTGCACGTGAAGGTGCGGGGCTTCGGCCGCGCCCGGCCCGTCGCCGCGAAGACCGCGCACCTCTCCGTGCGAGGCGTCACGGAGGGCGGGGTGTTGCCGGACGCGCCCGCGTACATGGCGCCGGAGCGTGCGCGCCACGTGGTGGATGCGAGCGGCGACGTCTACTCGCTGGGCGTGGTGCTGTACGAGATGCTGGTGGGGCGCGTGCCGTTCGTGTCGGAGGACCCGCTGGAGCTGGTCTTCGCCCACCACAAGGAGCTGCCTCCGCGCTTCTCCGAGCTTCGCCCGGACCTGGACATCCCCGCCGCCGTGGAGGCCGTGGTCCGCCGCTGCCTGGAGAAGCTGCCCGAGCAGCGCTTCGCCTCCGTGGACGCGGTGCTGGAGGCGCTGCGCGAGGTGGGCGGTGAAGGCGCGGCGCACGCCTCGGTGAGCGGGCTTCGGGCTCCGGCGCCCCGGTGGGTCGCGGCCGTCACGGGCCTCTTCCGGGACTGA